One segment of Thermogemmata fonticola DNA contains the following:
- a CDS encoding Gfo/Idh/MocA family protein — protein sequence MTEPTRRTFLQSSAVAGLTLASTTAGLYAANGQPLRVGLIGCGGRGTGAVRDILEASARLKNNPAVEIVAVGDAFKEQTDRILRDFANSKNFAPYRAQIKVTPDTAFHGLDAYQKVINAGVDIVLLATPPGFRPQHLAAALAAGKHVFTEKPVAVDAAGARLCYSLVEKANTQKLSVVAGTQRRHQKGYIETIRRLHDGAIGDIVAARCSWNGTGIWFRNRRPGQPDAAYQIYNWYHFLWTCGDHIVEQHVHNLDVINWVLNDHPIRAVGMGGRTVRPAGDPKDVGNIWDHFAVEYEYKNGVRMYSFCRHTPGESDVSETVFGSKGRCRVDQYQINGKRVADDDISPYVQEHIDLLTSIATGKPLNELQAVTDATFTAILGRNAAYACRNLRWEDALAADEDYFPKNLTMDMSLPVSPAPVPGGWKLPPKARS from the coding sequence ATGACAGAACCGACTCGTCGCACCTTCCTGCAAAGCAGTGCTGTCGCCGGTCTGACCTTGGCCAGCACCACGGCGGGTCTCTACGCCGCCAATGGCCAGCCCCTGCGTGTCGGCTTGATCGGCTGCGGCGGTCGAGGCACAGGGGCGGTTCGCGACATCCTCGAAGCCTCGGCCCGACTCAAGAACAACCCGGCGGTCGAAATTGTCGCCGTCGGCGACGCCTTCAAGGAGCAAACCGACCGCATCCTCCGCGACTTCGCCAATAGCAAAAACTTCGCCCCTTACCGGGCGCAGATCAAGGTAACGCCAGACACCGCCTTCCACGGCTTGGACGCCTATCAGAAAGTGATCAACGCCGGCGTGGACATCGTGCTTCTGGCCACACCGCCCGGTTTCCGACCCCAGCACCTGGCCGCCGCCCTCGCCGCGGGCAAGCACGTCTTCACCGAAAAGCCCGTAGCCGTCGATGCCGCCGGCGCCCGCCTCTGCTACTCCCTCGTCGAAAAGGCGAACACCCAGAAGCTCTCCGTGGTCGCCGGCACGCAGCGCCGCCACCAGAAAGGTTACATCGAAACCATCCGCCGTTTGCATGACGGCGCCATCGGGGACATCGTCGCCGCCCGCTGCTCCTGGAACGGCACCGGCATCTGGTTCCGCAATCGCCGTCCCGGCCAGCCCGACGCCGCCTACCAGATTTACAACTGGTACCACTTCCTCTGGACCTGTGGCGACCATATCGTCGAGCAGCATGTCCACAACCTCGACGTGATCAACTGGGTGCTCAACGATCATCCCATCCGGGCGGTAGGCATGGGCGGCCGCACGGTCCGTCCCGCTGGTGATCCCAAAGACGTCGGCAACATCTGGGATCACTTCGCCGTCGAGTACGAATACAAAAACGGCGTCCGCATGTATTCCTTCTGCCGCCACACGCCGGGCGAATCCGACGTCTCCGAAACCGTCTTCGGGAGCAAGGGCCGTTGCCGGGTTGACCAATACCAGATCAACGGCAAGCGCGTGGCTGACGACGACATCAGCCCCTACGTGCAGGAGCACATCGACCTGCTCACCAGCATCGCCACGGGCAAACCGCTCAACGAACTCCAGGCGGTCACCGATGCCACCTTCACCGCCATCCTGGGCCGCAATGCTGCCTACGCCTGTCGCAATCTCCGCTGGGAGGACGCCTTGGCCGCCGATGAGGACTACTTCCCCAAGAACCTGACGATGGACATGAGCCTGCCCGTCTCACCGGCTCCTGTCCCCGGCGGCTGGAAGCTCCCCCCCAAGGCACGAAGCTGA